The DNA segment TTACAAGATTTGGTTTACCCTCAAGAGTACGAAGTGATCATGGAGTTGAAAATATTGAAGTAGCCAGATTTATGTTACAAAGAAGAGGCATTAACCGTGGAACTTTTATTACTGGACGTAGTGTACATAATCAAAGAATTGAAAGATTATGGGCTGAATTGAATAGAGTAGTATTGTATTATTAtcgttctttatttatttttttagagaaCTCATATTTGCTAGATGCACTTAATGAAGTAcatcttttttgtttacattatgtttatttacCCAGAATCCAGCGTTCAGTAAATGAATTTATTAACCAATGGAATAACCATGGGTTATCAACTGAAAATGGATTTTCACCTCTTCAGTTATGGCATACTGGTTTACAGTTAAATATTGGAAATGAAAGTTTGTTTAGTTCTCTTAATCATATACATGGTTTTAATGACCTTGGAGTATATGATTCTGGCCCATTACCCAATATTCAGACAAATAATAACGTTGTTGTTCCTGAAAATGTATTCAGTATTACTGAAGAACAGCATAATGCTATTCATCAAATAAATCCTCTTAATAATGATGGAAATCATGGAATTAACATATATCAAGATATTTGTAGTATTCTAAATgaggtataattttttttcactctgggaCTCCTTCACTACTTGACACGTACATGTATGTACACAGTCACATGCCCTACATCTgtgagataattttttttttattaaaaccagaTCAAAGGTTACATctctaaaatgttttcaaagtCATGCCCTATATATTCAGTACATCTGTGGTTACAAAGGGCAATGTAATAGGATGAAGTACAGCATACATCTGTAAAGTGTGGTATTACAATTGTACAGACGAAAATAAAATGGTACAATCACTGCATTCTAGAAGTACCTCAATTTTAGAGTTGCATGTATAGCATGAGAGTCCGCAAAGGAAAGAccataaatgtgtaaaaaaacatagaactaAACATAAAGATGAGTGCCGCAACCCCTCCTACAAACCAATGGTTAAATGATTTgtcataaaagaaatgtgtcaTGTGCAATTGCATATGTCAGAGGGCCACCTCCTTACTCGGACAGGAATTAGGGCAACCAAGGGGTATCTCGAGTTAAGTCAAGGGGTGCAGGAACCCTGTGAAATTCGGGGAGGAAATCCACTCCTTCCACCAGAACCATCAATGCTCGTATACAGGAGCTTTACCCCTTGAGGTCCAAATCAGTTCTTCCATGTATCgtatatattatttcaaaagcGGGGAATAACCTCTTTAGCGGCGCTGAGGACATAGTAAATCACAGAGTTTTTATATTGACTATAGGGCAGGTCACTGTAGTACAATAAAGCAGCTGCCGGAGTCCGTTTATAAGACAGGTCACCTATTTCTCTAAGAACCCGTTCAATTAACACCTAGAAAGGTGTAACCATGGGGCAGTCCCACCAGATGTGGAGAAAGGTACCAGGTCCCGCCAAACACCTCCAGCACACATCGGGAACCTGTGACAGGAAGCGATGTAAGTCGTGCGGGACATGGTACCACCTAACTAATAGTTTGTATGAGGCCTCTTGAATTTTGCTCGCTATCGCCCCcttatatattgatttaataatgttttccCAGATCGCGTCAGTGAAAATATTAGGGAGGTCGGTTCCCCACATGGCTAAGAAATAGGGTTTAGAGACAGAGCGTGAGGACAGTAGAACGGCATATATCTGGGACATGAGGTGGGCTGGTTCACGCTTAGATGAGCACAGTAATTCAAACCCCATCAGAGGTTTATGATACTTTACATCTCGTGGTAGGGAGGTCACAAAGTGTACAAGCTGTGCGTAGAAAAAGGATTCCTGAACCTGAGGGGCTGGGGAATCTAACAGAAGGGTAGACATGGTGCATCTATAGGGCGCCAGAAGGTAGGGGGGACATCTTTGCCCTTATTCGAGATTTACATCCCGGTTGAAACACAGGGTTATCTGACAATGGGAGCAAAGGGGAGGGGGAAGAGGTCAGGAGCCCCTTGGACATATATTTCCTTAGTATCTTGACCGTAGGGGTTATAGTAAGGTGTTTCACGGGAGGGTCAAGTCTATGTAGGTCCGGCAACCAGGGAAAAACATGGATGGGCTGAGACAAGTTATCCTCTTTCACCGTTACCCGCTGCTTGGGGACGCGTACTGACCATTCTACGACTCTACGCAGATGAGCTGCGTGAAGTAGAGTTCCATATCAGGGATCCCCAAACCATGGCCTGGGGAGTGATCACCGATTATCGAGGTTCCAATACTGGAAGAGTAAAGCATGGGCAGGTGATAGTGGGAAAGAAAGATCGAATCTATTCTGGTGTATCTAGCATGTCGTGGGGAGAAGAAGGTGTAGTCCCTAGTGGATGCGTGCTGGTCCGCCAAGCGTCTTCCATTTGCATACTGTGTAATGCGCGTTTAACCCTGGTGATATGAGAGTAGGGGATGTGCGATAGGCCAATCTATTCTGGGGTCCAAAACCATATTAAAATCACCTCCTAGGACTGCGATCCCCTCCTGAAAATCGGCCAGTTTACGCAAAGCAGACACAAGGAAGCTGGTTTGGTTACGATTTGGCGCATATATACAAGCCAAGGTGGTTTTATAAGAGGTGATATATCCCTTCACAAAAATACATCTTCCCTCCTCGTCTCTCCAGGTATCCAGGAGTTGAAAAGGTAGGGACCTGTGCAGAAAATTTGCCACACCCTTCGTTTTGGACTCATGAGAGCTCGAGAAGAAGGTAGAGGGGTAATATTTGGAAGAGCAGCTAGATGCACTGCCCTTTTTGAAATGCGTTTCCTGTAGAAATGCGATCTTAGTTTTGGTGGATCGTAGAAAGCAAAACAGCTTGGACCACTGCTCAGGTTTATTGAGCCCCCTGACATTCAAAGTCGTTATTTTAACAGTGTTGGGATACATATTTAGACACCTGGAGAGACCAAAGGGGTGGAGACGAGGCGGCACACATCAAAACaatagaaaacagaaaatgaaacataaaactAGTATCATAAACAATCCCAAGTAACTTGCCTAAGCCTGGTTCAGGGGGAACTGGAAAAACAGGAGAGCCATCTTTCCCGACATTCAGGATATGCCTATCACCTGGGTCTCAAAGGACCTGGGCAGTCGGCTCAGGGGGTAAATGTGTGCATACAAGttgaaacacaaaaagaaaatgtgtggcGTGTAGAAACTGGTGGAtggaataagaaaacaaaacaaaaaaaagacggACCCACCGCTATATTAAGTAGGTACGACCTTAAAAACAAGATTGCAGGAACTGaaccataaaaagaaaacgaaAACATAGGCGTGTTAATAAAAAGTGTATGTAATGAAAATATGTCAGAATGCATCTGACTGCTAGGGATATTCTCGAGTGAAGTGACCTACAGCTGGACCTGAAGAGGACCAAAAAAGCAAATAGCAAACATCTCCAAAGACAGAAGCTGGAGGAAGCTACCAAAGATCCTAAATATATTAGGAAATGAAAGGGCGAATGTGTGTATGCAAGAAGCCCCTAATTCTGCTTATCTTAGGCAGTAGTGTGGTAACGAGTTGTAGTAGGAGGGCATAAGAAAAAATAGTGAAGCAGTAGAGGGTACCAAATATCTCAGTGTGGAGTGTATATGAGTAGtgcatacattttggttgtaggTATCTGATCTGATCCGAAGAAGTTGAAGAACATCCTCCCCTCCAGCGAAGTCGTGGACATGTTAGGCGTGGGATCTTAACTGATAACTGATCTTTATACAAGttattaccatattttttattttccttatcaGCATGAAGATGACATTGTGGTCCTGGGTTATTGTTACCACTCGCATGTTGTATTTTATCTGGCTATCTAGCTCTAGTTCCTGTTTACTGTTATGTCTCAATTGatattggatttttttcagatttgttTGAGCATTGAAATTGTTCATATAgtttattataaagaaaaaggagGCGTTTCAGGATGTATGCTGTTCTATTGATATGGAGAGGAGTATACACGGGAAGTTATGTCATTTGACTGAAGTTTTTGTTGTCTCTCTTTGCTGCTGAacgaaataaagaaagatatacataatacttgcCTCTGTGTCTTTATAATTCATTGCTTTAAAAGGATCATACATATAGTTGCACATTAATAACAAATGCAACACTAACTTTACATATGCATCCATATTACTCTGCAAAATGGTATATGAACACAAAACAAGTGGAAAGAGCAGGTTACATTAAGGTTAGATGTTAAAAGAAATTGCTAGAATATCTAGACACAACATGTGTTCAAAATCCTCCCAATGTTACAGAATGTGTGTACTGGTCGACTGGAGACGGAGCCTGCATAGGCAGATATCACTGGTTGCCCAGGTTAGTCTGaaagtttcatttttctttcataGTATAGTTAGTACTGTGTGTGAACATtgagttatataaaacaaaacagctgTGAAATTTTCCCTCTTAAGaggaaataaacttttttttttaaacgataAACAGTATAGGGATAAATAGCATAATTCATAAAACAGCCTCACACAGCTGCATCTCTAAATCACAGTGTAGTCATTAAGGTGTTAAAAGAAGTTAGAAGAAGTTGTGCctctttaacaataaaaataatcattgccTACCAAAGCCTTGCGTATTAATAATGGCAAAGTCCATATTGGACTTGAAATTACAAAAAGTTGAATGTATTGGAAGCTTCAAACAATTGATGCATGTGTTTGCAAGTGGAAGCAAACATTCTTCATTGGTTGCAGAATGTAGAAATTCAATACTTGGAGCAGGTTCAAAACCCAAAGGAGGCACACAATCAGCACCTGTTGCAAATACCAAAATTCCACCCAAAGTTGCTGAAGTTTGCCGCtctgcatataaaaaaaaaacaaaaacacattttaagtctgaaatatatataattatatatttatcatattgtCCTGATTATAGACTGCAGCCTATAATCTGCACAATAAatttaagataaaataatatgcCTCGAGCTCCGGTGGCAGAGCGGCCCATCTTCTAATGCGGTCCCCTAGGGAATGAAAGTGCAGCAAGTTTGTTCATGGTGGGAAGACGTTAGAAGGTGGACCGTTCTACCACCGGATCTCTGGTGgtaggaataaataaataaatacaaaaaatatttcagaaatctaacaatttaaaaaaggcaTCATTAATTACCTAAACGTTATTCATAttcatacataaaaacaaatcaaaattatttttaaaatctaacATTGAAACAATAAACAGTACTATAAATGTTATTACCTTCTACATCTTGAAGAAAATCTCTCCAGTAGCTCACGATTCTTTGTTCAACTAAAAATGCGTTGCTtcctttttgtgaaaaacgaATTTGGAATAGATTATCTATAACATCAGCAGTAAGAGGCAATGGTTTATGACAGAACAATGGCAAAAATAAATTTGGATGAAGCTTAATTTGTTGAAGTATGCCTAAAGTTTCCAATCCTTTCAACAAGCTGaaatagatacaaaataaaaatattattttttttaaacgcaAATGAAACTGTTTCTCAAGTACCTGGAAACCATACCCTTCAATATTTATCatgcccatatacacatactgtatttgctcaatgaTAAGACCacccaaaatattaatatttaggaaaaacaataaagtctgaatataagactaccccataggaaaaagcgtttcactagtaaatattaattcacatgtaaatagttttttcatatttaataaaaactatgatttttatttccttttatttgccaccctGTCCCCCCAGTCTTGAAAACCTGCCtcgcagttatgcacatctttcCCCAAGACTTGTCACTCTTTCCCCCATTAAGCTTAAGGCCAAACTTCTTTCATTAAGGTAAAAGGGAGACTTTTTCCAACTCGGCTACTTTGGCCTTAAGTCTGAAATTCCCCCTTCAATTCCTTGAAATGAATTCCTTTTCATTAATAAAGCCAACATTctttcacaaaaacaaaacttgttttagatttttaggACATGTCATTTTAAACTTTCACTATGGCAAAGAGCTATAAACGAACCATGGTGTGCATGATGTGTCTTACTATCCAACAAATAAACTACCTTGGTTTTGATTAGTTATGTTTAAAATTACATGTATTAAGAACATACAAATAAACaggataattattttaatttaaaaatgtaaaactaaatTTATTATACTTTAACATATGCTTACCTTTCGAATGGGCCTCTAACTCGATGAATTACATTGAACATTAGTAAATCTTTTACTAACCAGTTCTTATCATTTAGGACTTTCACTGTCCTTAAACAGCCAGCATTTGTTAAAAAATCTAGATTTTCATTAATCAAAGTCTTCAGTTCTTCAATAGTAGAACAATCTGCAAACTGTTTATATGAAATAAGAGACCATTAGACAATAAAATAGAACAACTCATAtaatggtatataatatatattaaaatgtatcaatttatttaacttaagttataaaaataataaatcaaatttaattggaaaaaaatatgtttcaaaatttacctttttaatttttgatgCAATTTCAAAATCACAAACATCATCCAAAGACGGTTGAATTGTTTCTGGACCATATGCAATACTTTTGAATAACATCtcagaaaaaaaaccagaagGACCACCATGAACCAACGAAATTGAAATAAATCTTCCAGTATCAAAATAACAGTTTTCACGGATtcctaaaaaatatgtaatttcaaTATAAGTATTGAAGATCAAATTAATAATCTACAGGTTACTATATTATGGGTTGTTTTTTCAGTTACCTCTAGAATCCAGACTGAGATTTTTGGAAGAATCAGATCCTTCAAAAAGACTCGATTTCGAGATGTAGCTCATCAGGAGTCTAAAAAACTCTCTCCTGGGACCGCCCAGATCCACTGCTTCTTCAATTTTACCCGAGTCATCTGAAAACTTAACTGAAATGTTGTTGTTTGGACAAAATGAACTTCTTCTCACACCTCTTACAGCACCTTCCCATACATTATTTCGATTAATATTGAACTTTGaggtattcattttatttattttttgggagaTATCTTGTAGAATTTCAGCAGCAGAGCGTTGTTCAGTTATGTccacactgtaaaaaaaacagataaaaatattttttttataatattgtaaatgtaaaattatagaattaGAGCTTTATCAATGAGAAgatcaaaaattaaataaaaaatatgccttaaagaaataaattaacaatataaattGATTAGTACATGTTCAAATATAAAACTTACTTGTATTGATCCTGAAGACTTGACTGAATTGCCAAATTAATATCATCAGAGATATCTGACTGCGTATCTGATTCTAAACACTCCACGTattgattataaataaaatgtggggATAAAGTAAAATCATCAGATCTTTCATTTGCAATTTGTAAAGATGTCATTGATGAATCAAATTGTTTGACATTCTTCAACTGTGTAGTGTCTGAAGATTTTTGAGCCATTTCACTAATGTAATTGTCAAGGGGTAGTGATACACAAGAGCTGCTTGGAATTTCATAGTACGCATTCAAAAGAGAAGTATTGCAATTTTCATCAAAATTTGAAGCCAATGCAAAACTGGATGATTCTGTGTCCTTTTGTATAAGATTTTCCCCTGTTGCTGTAAAATTACTTGGAAATGTATTGATTGATTCACCGTGTTCCTTAGCAATGTGTCTTGGATTATTATTTGAATCATCAACATCAGAAAAAATGTCAGAATTATCTATATTAGATGCGTCAGTATTTTCAAGTATTTCCTCCtaaaatgaatcattttaaaaaaaatatattaatataaataaaagaccgTCCACAAATATACAACTGAtgcaaagaaatataaaaacaaaacaacaatatacTAGAAAAAAGACAGACTAAAAAAATTGAGGCTCTAAAGTATAGTGAACTTAGTGGCATTCTATAAATGTGTCcatccacacacacagaaaaggaagaagaaagttGATGGATGCAGAAGCCACATGTCATTAGCTAACAACCACACACAGTTTATAATTTGGGTACGGGATATAGGCATCCCAAAGAATATCCTcctaaaaaatgaatgaaaaatacaagaaaaatacCCTGGAAGCAGGGATCTACCTGCAGCAGTTCAAAGTACAACTAAATATGGGAGGTACCTTGTAATGACTGACAAGGGAACAGGCAGTCCATTGAACTATTAAAATAATCTATGTAGAGAATAAACTGGAGCAGTTTCATCAAAATATGCCATAACACGAACAGaat comes from the Spea bombifrons isolate aSpeBom1 chromosome 8, aSpeBom1.2.pri, whole genome shotgun sequence genome and includes:
- the LOC128503564 gene encoding G2/M phase-specific E3 ubiquitin-protein ligase-like, whose protein sequence is MNTSKFNINRNNVWEGAVRGVRRSSFCPNNNISVKFSDDSGKIEEAVDLGGPRREFFRLLMSYISKSSLFEGSDSSKNLSLDSRGIRENCYFDTGRFISISLVHGGPSGFFSEMLFKSIAYGPETIQPSLDDVCDFEIASKIKKFADCSTIEELKTLINENLDFLTNAGCLRTVKVLNDKNWLVKDLLMFNVIHRVRGPFESLLKGLETLGILQQIKLHPNLFLPLFCHKPLPLTADVIDNLFQIRFSQKGSNAFLVEQRIVSYWRDFLQDVEERQTSATLGGILVFATGADCVPPLGFEPAPSIEFLHSATNEECLLPLANTCINCLKLPIHSTFCNFKSNMDFAIINTQGFGRQ
- the LOC128503571 gene encoding uncharacterized protein LOC128503571, with protein sequence MKHILYERGHILSAFEFNKDWDNRTVLEKIRQSFGCKIPDDVSLQFLMPCGNKLVIPNLTDDKELTALMIHKVYHQKSIYLRPSRQLFEEILENTDASNIDNSDIFSDVDDSNNNPRHIAKEHGESINTFPSNFTATGENLIQKDTESSSFALASNFDENCNTSLLNAYYEIPSSSCVSLPLDNYISEMAQKSSDTTQLKNVKQFDSSMTSLQIANERSDDFTLSPHFIYNQYVECLESDTQSDISDDINLAIQSSLQDQYK